A genomic window from Streptomyces brevispora includes:
- a CDS encoding NAD(P)/FAD-dependent oxidoreductase — translation MQHRIIVLGAGYTGAIAAGRLAKRLHREDVAITLVNAEPDFVERVRLHQLAAGQDLRPRPFSEMFAGTGVELRLAEVTGVDVDRKTVAVMDTNSAEELELEYDSLVYALGSSWNNQGVPGTTEHAHEIAGRPGALRLRERLARLDAGQPVVVVGGGLTGLEAATELAEARPDLDITLAARGGLGDWLSPKGQRHLRQVFDKLGITVHEHTAVTAVEPDRVATSDGRSLPVAVTVWTTGFAVHPIAKATTLEVTGTGRIVVDGTMRSVSHPDVYAIGDAAMAMGPGDKPLRMSCASGTPSAWHAADSIAARLTGGKLPNAPIRYFNQCISLGRKEGVIQYVTADDRAVRAALTGRLAAVYKELVCKGAVWGVANPTLGIPTRRRRIVRQPARESSAIQAQA, via the coding sequence ATGCAGCACCGAATCATCGTTCTCGGAGCCGGATACACCGGAGCCATCGCCGCCGGGCGCCTCGCCAAGCGACTGCACCGCGAAGACGTCGCCATCACCCTCGTCAACGCCGAGCCCGACTTCGTCGAGCGGGTCCGGCTGCACCAGCTGGCAGCCGGCCAGGACCTCAGGCCGCGGCCGTTCAGCGAGATGTTCGCGGGCACCGGCGTCGAACTGAGGCTCGCGGAGGTCACCGGCGTCGACGTCGACCGCAAGACGGTCGCCGTCATGGACACGAACAGCGCCGAGGAGCTGGAACTGGAGTACGACAGCCTCGTGTACGCCCTGGGGAGCAGCTGGAACAACCAGGGCGTGCCCGGCACCACCGAGCACGCCCACGAGATCGCCGGCCGCCCCGGAGCACTCCGGCTGCGCGAGCGCCTGGCCCGCCTGGACGCGGGACAGCCCGTGGTCGTCGTCGGCGGCGGCCTCACCGGGCTGGAGGCCGCGACGGAGCTCGCCGAGGCCCGCCCGGACCTCGACATCACCCTCGCCGCCCGCGGCGGGCTCGGCGACTGGCTCTCACCCAAGGGCCAACGCCACCTGCGGCAGGTCTTCGACAAGCTCGGCATCACCGTGCACGAACACACCGCCGTCACCGCCGTCGAGCCCGACCGTGTCGCCACCTCCGACGGCCGCTCCCTCCCGGTCGCGGTCACCGTGTGGACCACCGGCTTCGCGGTCCACCCGATCGCGAAGGCCACCACCCTGGAGGTCACCGGCACGGGCCGGATCGTCGTCGACGGAACCATGCGCTCGGTCTCGCACCCCGACGTGTACGCCATCGGCGACGCGGCCATGGCGATGGGCCCCGGCGACAAGCCCCTGCGGATGTCGTGCGCCTCGGGCACCCCCAGCGCGTGGCACGCCGCCGACTCCATCGCGGCCCGCCTGACCGGCGGCAAGCTCCCGAACGCCCCGATCCGCTACTTCAACCAGTGCATCTCACTGGGCCGCAAGGAAGGCGTGATCCAGTACGTCACCGCCGACGACCGCGCCGTCCGCGCGGCCCTGACCGGACGGCTCGCCGCCGTCTACAAGGAGCTGGTCTGCAAGGGCGCGGTCTGGGGCGTCGCCAACCCGACCCTCGGCATCCCGACCCGGCGCCGCCGCATCGTGCGCCAGCCGGCCCGGGAGAGCTCGGCCATCCAGGCACAGGCCTGA
- a CDS encoding response regulator transcription factor, with the protein MTTTTAPQGRTELLRPDRSPVRVLVVDDEAPLAELLSMALRYEGWEVRSAGDGAGAVRTARDFRPDAVVLDVMLPDMDGLAVLGRLRRELSDVPVLFLTARDSVEDRIAGLTAGGDDYVTKPFSLEEVVARLRGLIRRSGTAAVRSESTLVVGDLMLDEDSHEVSRGGAHIHLTATEFELLRFLMRNPRRVLSKAQILDRVWHYDFGGQANVVELYISYLRKKIDVGRTPMIHTRRGAGYLIKPGE; encoded by the coding sequence ATGACGACGACGACCGCGCCCCAGGGGCGTACCGAACTGCTCAGGCCGGACCGCAGCCCCGTCCGGGTTCTGGTCGTGGACGACGAGGCCCCGCTGGCCGAGCTGCTCTCCATGGCGCTGCGTTACGAGGGCTGGGAGGTGCGCAGCGCCGGGGACGGTGCCGGTGCCGTCCGTACCGCCCGTGACTTCCGGCCCGACGCGGTGGTCCTCGATGTGATGCTGCCCGACATGGACGGGCTCGCCGTCCTGGGCAGACTGCGCCGGGAGCTCTCCGACGTACCCGTGCTGTTCCTGACCGCGCGGGACTCCGTCGAGGACCGGATCGCCGGGCTCACGGCGGGCGGCGACGACTACGTCACGAAGCCGTTCAGCCTGGAGGAGGTCGTGGCCCGGCTGCGCGGGCTGATCCGGCGGTCCGGTACGGCGGCGGTACGCAGCGAGTCGACGCTCGTCGTCGGCGACCTGATGCTGGACGAGGACAGCCACGAGGTGAGCCGGGGCGGTGCCCACATCCATCTCACCGCGACCGAGTTCGAACTGCTGCGCTTCCTGATGCGCAATCCGCGCCGGGTGCTGAGCAAGGCGCAGATCCTGGACCGCGTCTGGCACTACGACTTCGGCGGCCAGGCCAACGTCGTCGAGCTCTACATCTCGTATCTGCGCAAGAAGATCGACGTCGGCCGGACCCCGATGATCCACACCCGGCGCGGGGCGGGATATCTCATCAAGCCCGGTGAGTAG
- a CDS encoding amidohydrolase family protein — MSDDLGGRDDVVRFWERLGLPGLIDVHTHFMPEQVLRKVWAYFDSAGPLTGMEWPIAYRHEEDERLALLRSFGVLRFTSMLYPHKAGMAAWLNGWAAGFADRVPDCLHTATFFPEEGVERYVAEAVGAGARVFKSHLQVGAYDPNDPLLEPVWGLLAEAGVPVVMHCGSGPAPGKHTGPEPVGRLLARHPRLRLIVAHMGMPEYAEFLALAEAYPQVRLDTTMAFTDFMEDFTPFPVADRGRLAALGDRILLGTDFPNIPYPYAHQLRALERMELGDDWLRAVCHDNAKALFDC, encoded by the coding sequence ATGAGTGATGACCTCGGTGGCCGCGACGACGTGGTGCGGTTCTGGGAGCGGCTCGGGCTGCCGGGACTCATCGACGTCCATACGCACTTCATGCCGGAACAGGTGCTGCGCAAGGTCTGGGCCTACTTCGACTCCGCCGGTCCGCTGACCGGCATGGAGTGGCCGATCGCCTACCGGCACGAGGAGGACGAACGGCTGGCGCTGCTGCGCTCGTTCGGCGTGCTCCGGTTCACCTCGATGCTCTACCCGCACAAGGCGGGCATGGCGGCCTGGCTGAACGGCTGGGCGGCCGGGTTCGCCGACCGGGTGCCCGACTGCCTGCACACCGCGACCTTCTTCCCGGAGGAGGGCGTGGAACGGTACGTGGCGGAGGCGGTCGGGGCCGGGGCGCGGGTCTTCAAGTCACACCTCCAGGTCGGGGCGTACGACCCGAACGATCCGTTGCTGGAACCCGTGTGGGGGCTGCTCGCCGAGGCGGGGGTCCCGGTCGTCATGCACTGCGGGTCCGGGCCCGCGCCAGGGAAGCACACCGGGCCGGAACCGGTCGGCAGGCTGCTCGCCCGGCATCCCCGGCTGCGGCTGATCGTGGCGCACATGGGGATGCCGGAGTACGCGGAGTTCCTGGCGCTCGCGGAGGCGTACCCGCAGGTGCGGCTCGACACGACGATGGCGTTCACGGACTTCATGGAGGACTTCACCCCGTTCCCGGTGGCGGATCGGGGGCGGCTCGCGGCGCTCGGGGACCGGATCCTGCTGGGGACGGACTTCCCCAACATCCCGTATCCGTACGCCCACCAACTGCGCGCCCTGGAGCGGATGGAGCTCGGGGACGACTGGCTGCGGGCGGTCTGCCACGACAACGCGAAGGCGTTGTTCGACTGCTGA
- a CDS encoding MFS transporter, with product MTATAAEQNHLSPTSHPQRWLILGVICLAQLTVLLDNTVLNVAIPSLTRELDASTADVQWMINAYSLVQSGLLLTAGSSADRYGRKKMLITGLALFGIGSLVAGLAQSSAQLIAARAGMGIGGALLMTTTLAVVVQIFDDTERVKAIGVWSTVSSLGFAVGPLIGGVMLDHFWWGAIFLINIPVAVIGLVAVARLVPESRSSTGERPDLLGALLSTIGMAAVVYAIISGPGHGWASGQVMLTAFIGVAVLTGFVRWELHIPYPMLDMHFFRNQRFIGAVAGAILVAFGMGGSLFLLTQQLQFVLGHGPLEAGLRTAPLAVSVIVLNLTGLGARLVPKLGTPVTIAAGMGLLAAGLAAIALLGRDGYGGMLLGLVVMGAGIALAMPAMANAIMSAIPPEKAGVGAGVNGTLAECGNGLGVAVLGAVLNSRFAALVPTAVGAASLPAALAAASGEGERRRITDAFASGLETSQLAGAAAVLAGGLLAAVLLRRAERGESARADPAAAAA from the coding sequence ATGACGGCGACAGCCGCCGAGCAGAACCACCTCTCGCCGACGAGCCATCCCCAGCGCTGGCTGATCCTCGGTGTCATCTGCCTCGCACAGCTCACCGTGCTGCTCGACAACACCGTCCTCAACGTCGCGATCCCCTCCCTCACCCGGGAGTTGGACGCCTCCACCGCCGATGTGCAGTGGATGATCAACGCCTACTCGCTCGTCCAGTCGGGTCTGCTGCTGACCGCCGGCAGCTCGGCCGACCGCTACGGCCGCAAGAAGATGCTGATCACGGGGCTCGCGCTGTTCGGCATCGGCTCGCTGGTGGCCGGGCTCGCCCAGTCGTCCGCGCAGCTGATCGCCGCGCGGGCCGGCATGGGCATCGGCGGTGCGCTGCTGATGACCACGACGCTGGCTGTCGTCGTCCAGATCTTCGACGACACCGAGCGGGTGAAGGCGATCGGCGTCTGGTCGACCGTCAGCTCCCTCGGCTTCGCCGTCGGCCCGCTGATCGGCGGGGTCATGCTCGACCACTTCTGGTGGGGCGCGATCTTCCTGATCAACATCCCGGTCGCCGTGATCGGACTGGTGGCCGTGGCACGGCTGGTACCGGAGTCCAGGAGTTCGACCGGGGAGCGCCCCGACCTGCTCGGCGCGCTGCTGTCCACCATCGGCATGGCCGCGGTCGTGTACGCGATCATCTCCGGTCCGGGGCACGGCTGGGCGTCCGGGCAGGTGATGCTGACCGCCTTCATCGGGGTCGCCGTCCTGACCGGCTTCGTGCGGTGGGAGCTGCACATCCCGTATCCGATGCTGGACATGCACTTCTTCCGCAACCAGCGGTTCATCGGTGCGGTGGCGGGCGCGATCCTGGTCGCGTTCGGGATGGGCGGCTCGCTCTTCCTGCTCACCCAGCAGCTCCAGTTCGTGCTCGGTCACGGTCCGCTGGAGGCGGGTCTGCGGACGGCCCCGCTCGCCGTGAGCGTCATCGTCCTCAACCTCACCGGGCTGGGGGCACGGCTGGTGCCCAAGCTCGGCACGCCCGTCACCATCGCCGCCGGGATGGGGCTGCTGGCCGCCGGTCTGGCCGCGATCGCGCTGCTCGGCCGGGACGGCTACGGCGGCATGCTGCTCGGCCTCGTCGTGATGGGCGCGGGCATCGCGCTCGCCATGCCCGCCATGGCCAACGCGATCATGAGCGCGATCCCGCCCGAGAAGGCGGGCGTCGGCGCCGGGGTCAACGGGACCCTCGCCGAATGCGGCAACGGCCTCGGGGTCGCGGTGCTCGGCGCCGTGCTGAACTCCCGGTTCGCCGCTCTCGTTCCGACGGCCGTCGGAGCCGCCTCGCTGCCCGCCGCACTGGCCGCCGCGAGCGGCGAGGGGGAGCGCCGGCGCATCACGGACGCCTTCGCCTCGGGGCTGGAGACGAGCCAGTTGGCCGGGGCGGCGGCGGTGCTGGCGGGCGGGCTGCTGGCCGCGGTGCTGCTGCGCCGTGCGGAGCGAGGAGAATCGGCTCGGGCTGATCCGGCCGCGGCAGCGGCATAG
- a CDS encoding TetR/AcrR family transcriptional regulator, translating into MVSAADRVNNPARTSVWLDGRSPTRSRKPDQPAGLDRERITAASVRLLDAEGLAKYSMRRLAAELNVTAMSLYWYVDTKDDLLELALDSVFAEIAPPRTDADWRERLRELATSYRNMLVRHTWASALAGNFLNIGPHSMLFSYAMQDVVRATGLPLRHQTGAMSAVFQFVYGFGTIEGHVVQRSAEAGLSQDEFYQQALGTISAQPQLTELMAASQGLMEARGGDTVEEMRERDFTFALDLLIAGIEAMRGRG; encoded by the coding sequence ATGGTGTCCGCGGCCGATCGCGTGAACAACCCTGCCAGGACCAGTGTGTGGCTCGACGGCAGGTCACCGACGCGCAGCCGGAAACCGGACCAGCCGGCCGGGCTGGACCGGGAGAGGATCACCGCAGCGTCGGTCCGGCTGCTGGACGCCGAGGGCCTCGCCAAGTACTCCATGCGCCGCCTCGCCGCCGAGCTGAACGTCACGGCGATGTCCCTCTACTGGTACGTCGACACCAAGGACGACCTGCTGGAGCTGGCCCTGGACTCGGTGTTCGCCGAGATCGCGCCCCCGCGCACGGACGCCGACTGGCGCGAACGGCTGCGCGAACTGGCCACCAGCTACCGGAACATGCTGGTCCGGCACACCTGGGCGTCGGCGCTGGCCGGGAACTTCCTGAACATCGGCCCGCACTCGATGCTCTTCTCGTACGCCATGCAGGACGTCGTCCGGGCCACCGGACTGCCGCTGCGGCACCAGACGGGCGCGATGTCGGCGGTCTTCCAGTTCGTGTACGGATTCGGCACCATCGAGGGCCATGTCGTGCAGCGTTCCGCGGAGGCGGGGCTCAGCCAGGACGAGTTCTACCAGCAGGCGCTGGGCACGATCAGTGCCCAGCCGCAGCTGACGGAACTGATGGCGGCCTCGCAGGGCCTGATGGAGGCGCGTGGCGGGGACACCGTCGAGGAGATGCGCGAACGGGACTTCACCTTCGCCCTCGACCTGCTGATCGCGGGCATCGAGGCGATGCGCGGCCGCGGGTAG
- a CDS encoding PPOX class F420-dependent oxidoreductase, with amino-acid sequence MASDIATNTNVELDELLAFVRPRHRAILLTTRSDGRPQGSPLTCGVDDAGRIVVSTYPERAKTRNAKRDERVSVIVLSDEWNGPWVQIDGSAEVIDSPESVEPLVEYFRNISGEHPDWDEYRAAMVKQGKSIIRITPERWSPVATGGFPARLASDG; translated from the coding sequence ATGGCATCCGACATCGCGACCAACACCAACGTGGAACTCGACGAATTGCTGGCCTTCGTACGGCCCAGGCACCGGGCGATCCTGCTGACCACCCGGTCCGACGGCCGCCCCCAGGGCTCCCCGCTCACCTGCGGCGTCGACGACGCGGGACGGATCGTCGTCTCGACGTACCCCGAACGGGCCAAGACCCGCAACGCCAAGCGGGACGAACGGGTGAGCGTGATCGTCCTGTCCGACGAGTGGAACGGGCCGTGGGTGCAGATCGACGGCTCGGCCGAGGTGATCGACTCACCGGAATCGGTCGAGCCGCTCGTCGAGTACTTCCGCAACATCTCGGGTGAGCACCCGGACTGGGACGAGTACCGGGCGGCGATGGTGAAGCAGGGGAAGTCGATCATCAGGATCACTCCCGAGCGGTGGAGCCCGGTCGCGACGGGCGGCTTCCCGGCCCGCTTGGCGTCCGACGGCTGA
- a CDS encoding YceI family protein: protein MGLRAQVRTRDGWAVQHAVVTVTDMTGTQVLRTATDEDGAVWSDTPLSAGAYTVIVTAVGYAPVASTALVTASGRIEAGTVVLARQGGVELPPPGAWSLDPAHCSVGAVAQHLGISSVRGRFTEFGGRIEITEDVQRSRVDAVISAASIDTGNGMRDKHLRSPDFLDADRFPEITYRSSGLTPAGPDRWTVHGQLLMHGVERPIDLDLSYLGTGPDPWGGVRTAFRATAELRRDDFAMNYNQVVQAGISAIGTTLRVELDIQAVQGESLPAA from the coding sequence ATGGGACTTCGCGCACAGGTACGGACGCGGGACGGCTGGGCCGTCCAGCACGCGGTCGTGACGGTCACCGACATGACCGGTACGCAGGTGCTGCGGACCGCCACCGACGAGGACGGGGCCGTGTGGTCCGACACCCCGCTGTCCGCGGGCGCGTACACCGTGATCGTGACGGCGGTCGGATACGCCCCCGTCGCCTCGACCGCCCTCGTCACGGCGAGCGGCCGGATCGAGGCCGGCACGGTGGTGCTGGCCCGCCAGGGCGGAGTGGAGCTGCCGCCGCCCGGCGCCTGGTCGCTGGACCCGGCGCACTGCTCGGTGGGCGCGGTCGCCCAGCACCTGGGGATCTCCAGCGTGCGCGGCCGGTTCACCGAGTTCGGCGGCCGGATCGAGATCACCGAGGACGTGCAGCGGTCCCGGGTGGACGCGGTCATCAGCGCGGCCAGCATCGACACCGGCAACGGCATGCGGGACAAGCACCTGCGCTCCCCGGACTTCCTCGACGCGGACCGGTTCCCGGAGATCACGTACCGCTCCAGCGGACTGACCCCGGCCGGCCCCGACCGGTGGACCGTGCACGGCCAGCTGCTGATGCATGGGGTGGAGCGCCCCATCGACCTGGACCTGAGCTACCTCGGCACCGGCCCCGACCCGTGGGGCGGGGTGCGCACGGCGTTCCGGGCGACGGCCGAGCTGCGCCGCGACGACTTCGCCATGAACTACAACCAGGTGGTCCAGGCGGGCATCTCGGCGATCGGCACGACGCTGCGGGTGGAGCTCGACATCCAGGCCGTGCAGGGCGAGTCCCTTCCGGCCGCGTAG
- a CDS encoding RNA polymerase sigma-70 factor — MPLTVNDVERFEASRPRMEAIAYRLLGSASEAEDAVQDTFLRWQAADVDRIEVPEAWLTKVLTNLCLNQLTSARARRETYVGQWLPEPLLAGDSMLGPADTAEQRESVSYAVLALMERLSPNERAVYVLREAFGYRHREIAEILDITEAACQQIHHRAGKHVAEGRTRTEVDEATARRIVEEFLAAATSGRTEPLVRLLTEDVISIGDGGGKVPARAKAFEGALAVATFMRGLFKPGKAKRALVGGSPEIHITTANGAPAVVAVFEGRVIGVMCMEITAEGIAAIRNQANPDKLERATQHWAAAGDHGDPLFTAF, encoded by the coding sequence ATGCCCCTGACCGTGAACGACGTGGAGCGGTTCGAGGCCTCCAGGCCCCGCATGGAGGCCATCGCCTACCGCCTCCTCGGCTCCGCGAGCGAGGCCGAGGACGCCGTGCAGGACACGTTCCTGCGCTGGCAGGCCGCCGACGTCGACCGTATCGAGGTCCCCGAGGCCTGGCTGACGAAGGTCCTCACCAACCTGTGCCTCAACCAGCTCACCTCGGCCCGCGCCCGGCGCGAAACCTATGTGGGCCAATGGCTTCCCGAGCCGCTGCTCGCCGGGGACTCGATGCTCGGCCCCGCCGACACCGCCGAGCAGCGCGAATCGGTCTCGTACGCGGTCCTCGCCCTCATGGAGCGCCTCTCCCCCAACGAGCGGGCGGTGTACGTGCTGCGGGAGGCCTTCGGCTACCGGCACCGCGAGATCGCCGAGATCCTCGACATCACCGAGGCCGCCTGCCAGCAGATCCACCACCGCGCCGGGAAGCACGTCGCGGAGGGCAGGACCCGCACCGAGGTCGACGAGGCCACCGCCCGGCGGATCGTCGAGGAGTTCCTCGCGGCCGCCACCAGCGGCCGGACCGAGCCGCTCGTGCGGCTGCTCACCGAAGACGTCATCTCCATCGGCGACGGCGGCGGGAAGGTCCCGGCCCGTGCCAAGGCGTTCGAGGGTGCTCTCGCGGTCGCGACGTTCATGCGGGGCCTGTTCAAACCCGGCAAGGCCAAACGCGCCCTGGTCGGCGGCTCACCCGAGATCCACATCACGACCGCCAACGGCGCCCCCGCCGTCGTGGCGGTCTTCGAGGGCCGGGTCATCGGCGTCATGTGCATGGAGATCACCGCCGAGGGCATCGCCGCGATCCGCAATCAGGCCAACCCCGACAAGCTCGAACGCGCGACCCAGCACTGGGCGGCCGCCGGCGACCACGGAGACCCCCTGTTCACCGCCTTCTGA
- a CDS encoding endonuclease/exonuclease/phosphatase family protein: MSLRRRTVEVLLAAGLLGTTLVPPATAAGHGQERLVPLRVATYNIHAGAGMDNVFDLDRQVAELRSLDADVIGLQEVDVHWDTRSQWRDLAGELAGRLGMRVSFAPIYSLDPTTPGAPRREFGVAVLSRYKIVSAENHDITRLSTQDPNPTPAPAPGFGEVVLRVKGLPVHVYATHLDYRGDPSVRIAQVADTRRIMAEDQKSERRPVRQILLGDFNAAPTAPELAPLWENLTDIEPGGPTFPALNPVQRIDYVAVSTDTVRARDAAVAETLASDHRPVVADLLLRR, encoded by the coding sequence ATGTCACTGCGTCGCCGTACGGTGGAAGTTCTGCTTGCCGCAGGCCTGTTGGGGACGACGCTCGTGCCTCCCGCGACGGCCGCGGGGCACGGTCAGGAACGACTGGTGCCCCTGCGTGTCGCCACGTACAACATCCACGCGGGCGCCGGCATGGACAACGTCTTCGATCTCGACCGGCAGGTGGCCGAGCTTCGCTCGCTGGACGCGGACGTGATCGGGCTCCAGGAGGTCGACGTCCACTGGGACACCCGCAGCCAGTGGCGGGACCTGGCGGGTGAGTTGGCCGGCCGGCTCGGCATGCGGGTGTCGTTCGCCCCGATCTACAGCCTCGATCCGACGACGCCGGGTGCGCCGCGGCGCGAGTTCGGGGTCGCGGTGCTGTCCCGGTACAAGATCGTGAGCGCCGAGAACCACGACATCACCCGGCTCTCCACCCAGGACCCGAACCCGACACCGGCGCCCGCGCCCGGCTTCGGCGAGGTGGTGCTCCGGGTGAAGGGGCTGCCCGTGCACGTGTACGCGACACACCTCGACTACCGCGGCGACCCCTCCGTACGGATCGCCCAGGTGGCCGACACCCGCCGGATCATGGCCGAGGACCAGAAGTCGGAGCGGCGGCCGGTGCGGCAGATCCTGCTCGGCGACTTCAACGCGGCGCCGACCGCTCCCGAGCTGGCCCCGCTGTGGGAGAACCTGACGGACATCGAACCGGGCGGCCCCACCTTCCCGGCGCTGAACCCGGTGCAGCGGATCGACTACGTGGCGGTGTCGACGGACACCGTGCGGGCACGCGACGCGGCGGTGGCCGAGACGCTTGCCTCGGACCACCGCCCTGTTGTCGCGGACCTGTTGCTGCGGCGTTAG
- a CDS encoding SSI family serine proteinase inhibitor, whose product MLRRLALTAVVSLAALSAAAPAATASAGPLPLPLQLLPLPVLQGDDGRTHLTVVVSGSGNPAADGSYELECEPAGGSHPVARQACDRLAQLPGEGADPFTPVPRDAMCTQQFGGPATARVTGSWRGRSIDATFDRTNGCEIGRWNSLRPVLPNVR is encoded by the coding sequence ATGCTGCGTCGCCTCGCCCTCACCGCCGTCGTGTCCCTCGCCGCGCTGTCCGCCGCCGCCCCCGCCGCAACGGCCTCGGCCGGCCCACTGCCGCTGCCGCTGCAGTTGCTGCCGCTCCCCGTACTCCAGGGCGACGACGGCCGGACGCATCTGACCGTGGTCGTCTCGGGGTCGGGGAACCCGGCGGCGGACGGCAGCTACGAGCTGGAGTGCGAGCCGGCGGGCGGCAGCCATCCGGTGGCGCGGCAGGCCTGCGACCGGCTGGCGCAGCTGCCCGGCGAGGGTGCGGACCCGTTCACCCCGGTGCCCCGGGACGCGATGTGCACGCAGCAGTTCGGCGGGCCGGCCACCGCCCGGGTCACCGGTAGCTGGCGGGGGCGAAGCATCGATGCCACGTTCGACCGGACCAACGGGTGCGAGATCGGGCGCTGGAACAGCCTGCGTCCGGTGCTCCCGAACGTCCGCTGA
- a CDS encoding DUF2797 domain-containing protein: MEWQCTGLRWPEERGGPVLGWRKGREVRGSALAYGTEFGFRAEGVRGCSGARGNVCPVGAVVAARSTGGRCPECGRLDRAHSVAADTIPDDPRTYRVYLAWFGPGLVKVGITGEERGAARLREQGAVVFSWLGRGPLMAARRAEELLRAALGVPDRIPYARKRAVRAELPGAAERAGEVAELYGRAVALDGGGWPEALERLPFEAADHAGIFGIGGGGERAGGGGPVGVVRAVTGLVGGGAVAGRLVAAAGPDLHLETGADGVVVVDTRLMTGWALAAAGPDAGVSVPTVAVGGGASQDGLF; this comes from the coding sequence ATGGAATGGCAGTGCACCGGGCTTCGGTGGCCCGAGGAGCGGGGCGGTCCCGTGCTCGGGTGGCGGAAGGGGCGCGAGGTTCGGGGGAGTGCGCTGGCTTACGGGACGGAGTTCGGGTTCCGGGCCGAGGGGGTGCGGGGCTGTTCCGGGGCTCGGGGGAATGTGTGTCCGGTGGGGGCCGTGGTGGCGGCGCGGAGCACGGGCGGGCGGTGTCCGGAGTGCGGGCGGCTGGACCGGGCGCACTCGGTGGCAGCCGACACGATTCCCGATGATCCGCGCACGTACCGCGTGTACCTGGCCTGGTTCGGGCCCGGGCTGGTGAAGGTGGGGATCACCGGCGAGGAGCGGGGTGCGGCCCGGCTGCGGGAGCAGGGGGCGGTGGTCTTCAGCTGGCTGGGGCGGGGGCCGTTGATGGCGGCGCGCCGGGCCGAGGAACTTCTGCGGGCCGCGCTCGGCGTGCCGGACCGGATTCCGTACGCGCGAAAGCGGGCGGTGCGGGCGGAGCTTCCGGGGGCGGCCGAGCGGGCCGGTGAGGTGGCGGAGCTGTACGGGCGGGCGGTGGCGCTCGACGGGGGCGGCTGGCCCGAGGCGCTGGAGCGGTTGCCGTTCGAGGCCGCCGACCATGCGGGGATCTTCGGGATCGGTGGGGGTGGTGAGCGCGCTGGGGGCGGTGGGCCGGTCGGGGTGGTGCGGGCGGTGACCGGGCTGGTGGGCGGGGGCGCGGTCGCGGGGCGGCTGGTCGCGGCGGCCGGGCCGGATCTGCATCTGGAGACCGGTGCGGACGGCGTCGTCGTGGTGGACACCCGGCTCATGACCGGATGGGCGCTCGCCGCGGCCGGCCCGGACGCCGGGGTGAGTGTGCCGACCGTCGCGGTCGGGGGTGGCGCGTCGCAGGACGGGCTGTTCTGA